The Budorcas taxicolor isolate Tak-1 chromosome 18, Takin1.1, whole genome shotgun sequence genome window below encodes:
- the LOC128063986 gene encoding insulin growth factor-like family member 1 — MTPRRRILAVLAAVCILLLLRSHGAPVSPTGTQLLLCQSHERCGDQFYDPRQYCCYDDAVVPLGRTRKCGNCTFRVCFEQCCPWLVNRPQESFVVKVKGQNCYSAPSSDDRVCGR; from the exons ATGACTCCACGACGCCGCATCCTGG CTGTCTTGGCCGCTGTCTGCATCCTTTTGCTTCTCCGCTCACATGGTGCCCCAG TGTCCCCCACAGGCACTCAACTGTTGCTGTGCCAGTCACACGAGCGATGCGGGGACCAGTTCTACGACCCCCGGCAGTACTGTTGCTATGACGATGCTGTGGTACCCTTGGGCAGGACCCGGAAGTGCGGAAACTGCACCTTTAGGGTCTGCTTCGAGCAGTGCTGCCCGTGGTTGGTCAACAGGCCCCAGGAGTCCTTCGTGGTGAAGGTGAAAGGTCAAAACTGTTACTCGGCCCCATCCTCGGATGATCGGGTTTGTGGCAGGTGA